A genomic stretch from Shewanella sediminis HAW-EB3 includes:
- the cctA gene encoding tetraheme c-type cytochrome CctA, with protein sequence MSKKILSALFGAGLAALALSPAAMAESQELAEMHAEMDGCEACHADGEPSADGAYEFEQCQSCHGTLDEMDAVHQPHEGNLMCADCHAPHDMNVGDKPACDSCHDDGRTAESTLK encoded by the coding sequence GTGAGCAAGAAAATTTTAAGTGCGTTATTTGGTGCTGGTTTAGCCGCTTTGGCTTTATCTCCGGCGGCTATGGCTGAATCACAAGAGCTTGCAGAGATGCACGCTGAGATGGATGGTTGTGAAGCATGTCATGCCGATGGTGAGCCGTCTGCAGATGGTGCATATGAGTTTGAACAGTGTCAAAGCTGTCACGGTACTCTAGATGAGATGGACGCCGTTCATCAGCCACACGAAGGCAACCTTATGTGTGCCGATTGTCATGCTCCACATGACATGAACGTGGGTGACAAGCCAGCTTGTGATAGCTGTCACGATGATGGCCGTACTGCAGAATCAACACTTAAGTAA